Proteins co-encoded in one Ornithorhynchus anatinus isolate Pmale09 chromosome 14, mOrnAna1.pri.v4, whole genome shotgun sequence genomic window:
- the SNRPF gene encoding small nuclear ribonucleoprotein F — protein MSLPLNPKPFLNGLTGKPVMVKLKWGMEYKGYLVSVDGYMNMQLANTEEYIDGALSGHLGEVLIRCNNVLYIRGVEEEEEDGEMRE, from the exons ATG AGTTTACCACTGAATCCCAAGCCATTTCTGAATGGACTAACAGGCAAACCGGTGATGGTGAAGTTAAAATGGGGAATGGAGTACAAGGGTTACCTAGTGTCAGTGGATGGCTACATGAACATGCAG CTCGCAAATACGGAAGAATACATAGATGGGGCATTATCTGGACACCTTGGTGAAGTTCTAATAAG GTGTAATAATGTCCTTTATATCAGAGGtgttgaagaggaggaagaagatggggaaatgagagaatag